GCCCGCTTCCGACAGCCATACCGCCAGGCGCAGGTCCTTGGTCCGCTTTTCGAGCAGGGCGCTGCAGCTCTTGACGACAAAGTCCCAGTCGGCTTCTTTCAGTTCGGTGACCCATTCGCCCTGGTCGAGCGATGGGTCGTCGAACTTGCGCGCCTTGGCAATGGCGTCCAGTTCGGGAGCAAACGACAGGTCCTCGCCAGCTGGCTGGTTATCGCTGATGGGGTTGAGCAGTTGATCGGCTACAAACATGATGTCCTCTATATGCGGCGACGCTTACTGCGCCAGCCTGAATTCGATGCGGCGATTGCGCGCGCGCCCTTCCGGGGTGTCGTTACTGGCAATTGGCCGGTCGGAGCCCTGGCCGGTGGCGCTCATTAGGTCGCTGTTGATGCCACGGTCTGCCAGGTAGGTCTTGACCGCTTCGGCGCGTGCCTGCGACAGGTTCTGGTTGCTGGCCCGCAGCCCCTGGTTGTCAGTGTGCCCGATCAGGTCCACTTTGCGGTCCTTCAGCTTGAGCATGGCGGCCGCCATTTCGTCGAGAATGGCGCGACCGGCCGGCGTCAGTGTGGCTTTGCCGCTTTCAAATTCGATGGTGCGGTTGGCCAGCGTCGTGTCGAGCACACTCTGGTCAGCCGCTGATACGCGCAGGCCGTTGCTGACGGTGTAGGTGGGATTGAGGCTGGTGGCGACGTTGCTGGCGATTTTCTGGCGCACCGCTTCGTTGGCCACTTCGCCCTTCAGGCTCACGGCATTGCCATCAATCTTGAGCTGCCCGCGCGTGATCTGCTTGAGCTCAGGCGTGATGAGCTTTGCAACATAGCCGTTCCAGTTGGGTGGCAGGGTGACAGAGCCAACGCTGATCTGGTCGACCACGAGGTTGGCGCCGTAGACTTCGCGCAGCTTGGCCAGGACCGATGCCTTGCTCGCTTCGTCGGGGACGGTGCCGGTAACGACCACCTGGCCCGGCTGGACCAGCGTGTTCTGGGCCCGCGCCGGGGCGGAGTAAGCCAGGGCGAGGCTAAGTGTAAGTGCGGAGAGGGTTGCTAGTTGACGCATGATCAGCTTCCGATAAACGCCGCGCGCAGCGAATCAAGCGCGGATTTGAGTGACAGTGTGGGCTGGCTGAGATAGGTGGAGAGCTTCTTGACGGCGTAGTCGTCGTTCACCTGTTCTTCCACCCAGTCCAGTTGGTCGAACGCGATATGGCGCTCGGCGCCGGCCTGCGGGTCCATGATGGCGCGCAGCGTCTGCGCCGATGCCCCGCTAAAGCCCAGCACCAGCACCGGCTTGCCGCCAATGCGCGTGATGAACAGTGCCAGTTCAAAGTCGGCGCGGGCCAAAAATGGGGTGATCAGGTGCATCCAGAATGCGGC
This region of Massilia sp. PAMC28688 genomic DNA includes:
- a CDS encoding OmpA family protein is translated as MRQLATLSALTLSLALAYSAPARAQNTLVQPGQVVVTGTVPDEASKASVLAKLREVYGANLVVDQISVGSVTLPPNWNGYVAKLITPELKQITRGQLKIDGNAVSLKGEVANEAVRQKIASNVATSLNPTYTVSNGLRVSAADQSVLDTTLANRTIEFESGKATLTPAGRAILDEMAAAMLKLKDRKVDLIGHTDNQGLRASNQNLSQARAEAVKTYLADRGINSDLMSATGQGSDRPIASNDTPEGRARNRRIEFRLAQ